In a single window of the Nitrospira sp. MA-1 genome:
- a CDS encoding ferredoxin--nitrite reductase, giving the protein MNKIEVLKGEKDGLDIKEDIARYAESGWEAIPDEDIQRLKWYGLFLRNPTPGLFMIRVRIPGGRTTSVQLRTLAHLANTYGNGVLDLTTRQQFQLRHLKIEHVPEVFRQMEEAGLCSLQTGMDNVRNIMTCPVAGLTTQEQLDATDLVKRLTEALVGHRAYSNLPRKFNLAITGCLDNCLHLETQDLALVPAMLEGRDGAVIGFNLLAGGKLGSGGYRIATPLDVFVSPQEVVAVTGAILRVFRNHGCRDSRTTARLAFLLDDWGEERFRMEVQREVGWELSRAGTDSRKHSVNDHMGVYRQKQSGLNYVGLKIPVGRIQGDDLHGIAGLAESYGTGELRLAANQAVVIPHVSDRVLGDLTEEPLLERFVYNPTPVQKGLVSCVGSDYCNLAVIESKSRAVETAKRIEASIGAEMKPITMHWSGCPAGCGNHLVADVGLLGKKIKVKGQIVEAVDIFVGGRSGPDPKPAIKLLEDVPCDTLAEVLSGILPYHSREKMHRTKAKTISKRSIPRRAIEPKNPISGQSETSAAMLTSTSMN; this is encoded by the coding sequence ATGAATAAGATTGAGGTGCTCAAAGGCGAAAAAGACGGGTTGGACATCAAAGAGGATATTGCCCGATATGCTGAATCGGGGTGGGAGGCGATCCCGGATGAAGATATTCAACGGCTGAAATGGTATGGACTATTCCTTCGAAATCCCACACCGGGGCTTTTTATGATCCGGGTCCGTATTCCAGGAGGAAGAACCACTTCGGTCCAATTACGCACATTGGCGCATCTGGCCAACACCTATGGAAATGGCGTGTTGGATCTGACGACCCGTCAGCAGTTTCAGTTGCGGCATCTGAAGATCGAGCATGTCCCGGAAGTCTTTCGTCAAATGGAAGAGGCGGGCCTTTGTTCGTTGCAAACCGGCATGGACAATGTTCGCAATATCATGACCTGCCCGGTGGCCGGGTTAACCACGCAAGAACAACTCGATGCAACAGACCTGGTGAAACGGCTGACAGAAGCACTGGTGGGACATCGGGCTTATTCGAATCTTCCTCGAAAGTTTAATTTGGCCATCACCGGTTGTCTCGACAATTGTTTACACCTCGAAACTCAAGATCTGGCACTGGTTCCGGCAATGCTGGAGGGACGGGACGGAGCGGTCATCGGGTTTAACCTGTTAGCGGGGGGGAAACTCGGCTCTGGGGGGTATCGCATTGCCACTCCGCTAGATGTATTCGTCAGCCCCCAGGAAGTGGTGGCCGTGACCGGAGCCATCCTTCGCGTCTTTCGGAATCATGGATGCCGGGACTCGCGCACGACTGCCAGACTGGCTTTTTTATTGGATGACTGGGGTGAAGAACGGTTTCGCATGGAAGTTCAGCGGGAAGTGGGATGGGAATTATCGCGAGCAGGAACCGATTCACGGAAGCACTCCGTCAATGATCATATGGGGGTCTACCGGCAAAAGCAGTCCGGCTTGAACTACGTGGGACTCAAAATTCCCGTTGGCCGTATTCAGGGGGATGATTTACACGGAATAGCCGGCCTGGCTGAATCCTACGGCACAGGGGAACTCCGTCTGGCGGCTAATCAAGCCGTGGTTATACCACATGTTTCTGACCGCGTCTTAGGAGACCTTACGGAAGAGCCTTTATTAGAACGCTTTGTCTACAATCCCACGCCGGTACAAAAAGGATTAGTCAGTTGTGTAGGAAGCGACTACTGTAATCTTGCTGTCATCGAATCAAAAAGCCGAGCGGTGGAAACGGCAAAACGAATTGAAGCGAGCATCGGCGCGGAGATGAAACCCATCACCATGCACTGGTCGGGATGTCCCGCCGGTTGCGGCAATCATCTGGTGGCGGATGTGGGTCTGTTAGGGAAAAAGATCAAAGTTAAAGGGCAGATTGTCGAAGCCGTGGATATCTTTGTCGGCGGCCGGTCCGGTCCCGATCCCAAACCGGCCATTAAGTTGCTGGAGGATGTCCCGTGCGACACCCTGGCGGAGGTCCTAAGCGGAATCCTTCCGTACCATTCTCGGGAGAAAATGCATCGCACAAAGGCTAAGACCATAAGTAAACGCAGCATACCCCGGCGTGCCATTGAGCCAAAAAATCCAATCAGCGGACAAAGCGAAACGTCTGCGGCCATGCTCACATCAACAAGTATGAATTGA
- a CDS encoding CPBP family intramembrane metalloprotease — MPLPVLCSEDSPPHAPPRLKPWRHAWSAVLIVGCFYVVQALGIFMVSAVGGAVETLVGGIDVGAQFGTVPQYKEVWLLPLSLCVGTLGAMMVSIDLARRRAVLSSNANGFSELLGKSYDFRNLWRFVLMGLALGFGFVAFTEYGGLPADDLPQPLFDAMISAPPSLQTLWALMIVGVFPVVEEVLFRGILFTGMSESWGPGLAGFMTTMIFVGVHMPKVLEYWPALLAVSLVGSLTILLRIRTESLVPGIALHGTYNGVLVMVAFLTQATS; from the coding sequence ATGCCACTCCCGGTCCTCTGCTCTGAAGATTCTCCACCTCACGCTCCACCCCGGTTGAAACCCTGGCGGCACGCATGGTCGGCGGTCCTGATCGTTGGATGTTTCTATGTTGTTCAGGCCCTTGGGATCTTCATGGTTTCCGCTGTGGGCGGGGCGGTGGAGACGTTGGTCGGGGGAATTGACGTCGGGGCGCAGTTTGGCACGGTACCTCAGTATAAGGAAGTTTGGTTACTTCCCCTGTCGTTATGTGTGGGGACATTGGGAGCCATGATGGTGTCGATAGACCTGGCGAGACGGCGAGCGGTCCTATCTTCGAATGCAAATGGGTTCAGTGAGCTACTTGGGAAATCCTATGATTTTCGAAATCTGTGGCGTTTTGTTTTGATGGGATTAGCCTTGGGTTTTGGATTTGTTGCCTTTACTGAATATGGTGGGCTCCCAGCGGACGATCTTCCTCAACCGCTCTTTGATGCCATGATCAGTGCGCCTCCTTCGTTACAGACTTTATGGGCTTTGATGATTGTTGGGGTATTTCCTGTTGTGGAAGAGGTGCTCTTCCGGGGGATTTTGTTTACCGGAATGTCGGAATCCTGGGGACCGGGTTTGGCTGGTTTCATGACCACGATGATCTTTGTTGGAGTGCATATGCCGAAAGTGCTTGAGTATTGGCCGGCACTATTAGCCGTTTCATTGGTTGGTTCGTTGACGATCCTGTTACGCATTCGAACAGAAAGTCTTGTGCCAGGAATCGCGCTCCATGGCACATATAACGGCGTTTTAGTCATGGTAGCGTTTCTGACGCAAGCCACTTCGTAG
- a CDS encoding BLUF domain-containing protein, whose protein sequence is MENDLYQIIYASAATRRIEEDELLSMLKHARNKNKQLGITGMLLHCDGSFIQALEGPKDQVMNMLGVIRQDSRHNRIVVLFQGPIKNRSFSQWSMGFNRPSKEKLATSEGYTPYLDVGDDSQAINNYSSVALKLIGAFRELSDKQSSSMEG, encoded by the coding sequence ATGGAAAACGACTTGTATCAAATCATCTATGCCAGTGCAGCAACACGGCGAATTGAAGAAGACGAGCTACTGTCGATGTTGAAACACGCACGTAATAAAAACAAGCAACTTGGAATCACGGGTATGTTACTTCATTGTGATGGATCATTTATTCAGGCACTTGAGGGGCCCAAAGACCAGGTGATGAATATGCTTGGGGTCATTCGGCAGGATTCTCGCCACAATCGAATTGTGGTGTTATTTCAAGGTCCGATCAAGAACCGGAGTTTTTCCCAATGGTCAATGGGGTTCAACAGACCTTCCAAAGAAAAACTGGCAACGAGCGAGGGGTATACCCCCTATCTTGACGTAGGCGATGATTCCCAGGCCATTAACAATTACTCCAGTGTCGCCCTAAAATTAATTGGCGCGTTTCGTGAACTATCTGATAAACAATCTTCATCCATGGAGGGCTAA
- a CDS encoding formate/nitrite transporter family protein, producing the protein MHTGDVERMVQLAEKKVGYFRSNPIGYLVLSALAGIYLGFGICLIFSVGAPFWAEGSAGFKLVMGVSFGIALTLVIFAGSELFTGNNMVCALGALAKAITMKQVGQIFFWSFVGNLAGSMGLAWLVVQSGVVGQAPQSDLLLKVAALKMNLPMWELFIRGVLCNWLVCLAVWTASRTTNDVAKIMLIFWCLFAFIGSGFEHSIANQSLLGIALFLPHGPDISWTGFLWNQLWVVSGNIVGGAVFMGGAYWIISPVRGWIKKAEAVAEVASLESSRRIPVPAERELLSQPLAVGREN; encoded by the coding sequence ATGCATACGGGGGATGTCGAACGAATGGTTCAGCTGGCAGAGAAGAAAGTGGGGTACTTCCGAAGTAATCCTATTGGGTACCTGGTCTTATCCGCCCTGGCAGGCATTTATCTCGGTTTTGGGATATGTTTGATTTTCAGTGTGGGCGCTCCATTTTGGGCCGAAGGATCAGCCGGGTTTAAACTAGTGATGGGCGTGTCCTTTGGCATTGCGCTGACGCTGGTTATCTTTGCGGGTTCGGAACTGTTTACCGGAAATAATATGGTGTGTGCTCTTGGTGCTTTGGCCAAGGCCATCACGATGAAACAGGTCGGTCAGATTTTTTTCTGGTCGTTTGTGGGTAACCTCGCGGGATCAATGGGGTTGGCATGGTTGGTCGTACAATCTGGGGTGGTGGGACAGGCGCCTCAAAGCGATCTGCTGCTCAAGGTGGCCGCGCTTAAAATGAATCTTCCGATGTGGGAGCTGTTTATCCGCGGGGTTCTTTGTAACTGGCTCGTCTGTTTGGCAGTGTGGACGGCATCCCGCACGACCAATGATGTCGCGAAGATCATGCTGATTTTTTGGTGCCTCTTCGCATTCATCGGAAGTGGGTTTGAGCATAGCATTGCCAACCAATCGCTCTTGGGCATTGCCTTGTTTCTCCCGCATGGCCCGGATATTTCCTGGACCGGTTTTTTGTGGAATCAGTTGTGGGTCGTATCGGGAAATATCGTCGGTGGTGCCGTATTTATGGGAGGAGCCTATTGGATCATCAGTCCTGTGCGTGGGTGGATCAAGAAAGCAGAAGCCGTAGCGGAAGTTGCGTCACTTGAATCGTCACGGAGGATTCCTGTACCAGCGGAGAGGGAGTTATTGTCTCAGCCCCTGGCAGTTGGGCGGGAGAATTAG